From one Nitrospira sp. MA-1 genomic stretch:
- a CDS encoding response regulator transcription factor: MPGRNIPTIRLLLVDDHEVLRLGLKTLFTETENIQVVGEAGTRAAAVSEADRLHPDVVLMDVRLPDGSGIDACREIRNASPETRVLFLTSFADDQAVMATIMAGAKGFLLKEISGEELVRAVQTVAEGKSILDPATTERVLTRIQHLSLPSPDGKKETLAPQEMKVLTLVAEGKTNKEIAVALDLSDKTVGHYLENIFQKLQVTRRSQAAAEFVRRFSP, translated from the coding sequence ATGCCCGGGCGTAACATACCCACCATCCGTCTCTTACTGGTCGATGATCATGAGGTGCTTCGCCTGGGTCTGAAAACGCTCTTTACCGAAACAGAGAACATTCAGGTCGTTGGTGAAGCAGGGACCAGGGCCGCAGCGGTCTCAGAAGCCGACCGACTTCATCCCGATGTGGTGCTCATGGATGTTCGTCTGCCGGACGGGAGCGGGATCGACGCCTGTCGTGAGATTCGGAATGCCTCTCCTGAAACCCGGGTATTGTTTTTAACGTCCTTTGCCGACGACCAAGCGGTGATGGCTACTATCATGGCAGGGGCCAAAGGCTTTCTGTTGAAAGAAATCAGCGGAGAAGAATTAGTCCGAGCGGTACAAACAGTCGCTGAGGGGAAATCCATCCTGGATCCTGCCACCACAGAACGGGTGCTCACCAGGATCCAGCATCTCTCCCTCCCTTCCCCTGACGGTAAAAAAGAGACGTTGGCTCCTCAGGAAATGAAGGTATTAACACTCGTGGCCGAAGGAAAAACCAATAAGGAAATTGCCGTCGCGCTAGACCTGAGCGATAAAACCGTCGGCCATTATCTTGAGAATATTTTCCAGAAATTGCAGGTAACCCGCCGCTCGCAAGCTGCGGCAGAGTTCGTCCGCCGGTTTTCCCCCTAG
- a CDS encoding DsrE family protein: MPNFIPKSFLMLSTLVFTCVYGLILSPGLVLADKTAGQDKVKVLYHLDSNDPALAKYTMALINKHIEAEGGPDKIDLVLVVHGPALKLFESDTVDQELKDKLKTVIDKGIKAEMCQVSMKLYGTPLEKLVAGFIPTEHPVAVKRIADLQRAGYVYIKP, translated from the coding sequence ATGCCGAATTTCATTCCTAAGTCATTCCTGATGCTCTCGACGTTGGTGTTTACTTGTGTATACGGACTTATTCTGAGCCCCGGTTTGGTTCTGGCAGATAAGACAGCGGGCCAGGACAAAGTGAAGGTGTTGTATCACCTGGATAGTAACGACCCGGCTCTCGCCAAATACACGATGGCCTTGATTAACAAACACATCGAAGCCGAAGGCGGACCGGACAAAATTGATCTGGTGCTGGTTGTGCATGGGCCGGCCCTGAAGTTATTTGAAAGTGACACGGTCGATCAGGAGTTGAAAGATAAATTGAAGACGGTGATTGACAAAGGGATCAAGGCTGAAATGTGCCAGGTCTCAATGAAACTTTATGGGACACCGCTGGAGAAATTAGTCGCGGGGTTCATACCCACCGAACATCCGGTAGCTGTCAAGCGGATTGCCGATCTTCAACGCGCAGGTTATGTGTATATCAAACCGTAA
- a CDS encoding TlpA disulfide reductase family protein produces the protein MRQKNTASGGSLPGSRRGRWFGAIRGGVAGFMMVTLSLLFGVLAATAAPSVPAPEFQLKAFNGHTYSKTSLNGRPTLIVFWAPWCRYCQMELPILAKFYQDNKPDQLQVLTIAFSDSLAHVEEYVTSNPDTFVYPTAYDQGNLVAQAFGVNATPTFVVMDADGEMILAHRGAGINRNPQYQDFLDSLKK, from the coding sequence ATGAGACAAAAAAATACCGCATCCGGTGGGAGCCTTCCCGGCTCCCGCCGGGGACGGTGGTTCGGGGCAATCAGAGGCGGGGTGGCCGGATTCATGATGGTCACCCTGAGTCTACTCTTCGGAGTCTTGGCAGCTACCGCCGCTCCATCCGTGCCGGCTCCCGAATTTCAGCTCAAGGCATTTAATGGTCACACTTACAGCAAGACTTCCTTAAATGGTCGCCCGACCCTTATTGTTTTTTGGGCGCCATGGTGTCGGTATTGCCAAATGGAATTACCGATACTCGCGAAATTTTATCAAGACAACAAGCCGGATCAGCTTCAGGTCTTGACCATTGCCTTCTCAGACAGTCTGGCCCATGTGGAAGAATATGTCACATCCAACCCTGATACCTTTGTCTATCCCACGGCCTATGATCAGGGTAACCTGGTGGCGCAGGCTTTCGGTGTCAATGCCACTCCAACATTTGTGGTGATGGACGCAGATGGGGAAATGATCCTTGCCCACCGTGGTGCAGGGATCAACCGGAATCCTCAGTACCAGGATTTTCTGGATAGTTTGAAGAAATAA
- a CDS encoding cytochrome c biogenesis protein CcdA yields MMESATHISQITLLAAFGAGLLSFVSPCVLPLVPSYVSYITGLSIDQLRAPTGRHQVRKTIIVHSLLFIGGFSVVFIAFGLSASLFGQWLFNYQDYLRKIGGGLIVLFGLYVLGLFNFGFLSQERRLHFQSRPVGYLGSFLIGVTFAVGWTPCVGPILASILLYAGTTDTAADGLALLVFYSLGLGLPLLVTAVWLDRFLTHFRKIRTYIKPLSIMSGLLLVAVGGLLYTNTFFLLTSYLERSGVGWYIGQ; encoded by the coding sequence ATGATGGAATCCGCCACACACATTTCTCAGATCACCTTGTTGGCAGCATTTGGAGCGGGGCTCTTGTCATTCGTTTCCCCTTGCGTGCTTCCTCTGGTGCCGTCCTACGTCTCATATATCACGGGACTTTCCATTGACCAACTCAGAGCGCCCACGGGTCGGCACCAGGTTCGGAAGACAATCATTGTTCATTCCCTGTTATTCATCGGAGGGTTTTCGGTCGTCTTCATCGCGTTTGGCCTCTCGGCCAGTTTGTTCGGCCAATGGCTGTTCAACTATCAGGACTATCTGCGAAAGATCGGTGGCGGGCTGATTGTCCTGTTTGGTTTGTATGTGTTGGGGCTGTTCAATTTCGGTTTCTTGTCCCAAGAGAGGCGTCTCCATTTCCAGAGCCGCCCGGTAGGCTATCTGGGTTCCTTTCTCATCGGGGTCACCTTTGCCGTAGGCTGGACTCCCTGCGTGGGCCCTATACTCGCGTCTATCTTATTGTATGCCGGCACCACGGATACCGCTGCTGATGGACTGGCCCTCCTCGTGTTCTACTCACTTGGGCTTGGCCTTCCACTGCTTGTCACTGCTGTATGGCTCGATCGGTTCTTAACCCATTTCCGGAAGATCCGAACCTATATTAAGCCGCTCTCCATCATGAGTGGATTGCTGCTGGTGGCAGTTGGCGGGCTCCTCTATACCAATACATTCTTTCTTTTGACGAGCTATTTAGAGCGCTCGGGTGTTGGATGGTATATCGGTCAATAG
- a CDS encoding DUF1015 family protein, with protein sequence MATIAPFRALRPKSELASQVAAPPYDVVSLQEARDLAKDNPHCFLRIGRAELELGDGVDPYSAEVYQRGADNLRKLINDGVLAQETQPLLGIYRQKWGQHEQTGIVALASVDEYDRGIIKKHEYTRPVKEADRVRIIETHESQSGPVLLFFRQTAKIDQWLTGVTSTKPDVHFVAEDKIEHTVWSVRDPSAIQEVIKDFQVLPALYIADGHHRSAAASRVRASRVHDSALPAGKHEEGFLAVIFPHDQLQILPYNRVVRDLNGLNPKELLEKLAPYFELQVTARPGEPPAAGFDMYLEGQWHRAQPKQDPSLYSQQDPVRALAVSELTERVLDPLLGIKDQRSDPRIDFVGGIRGTQQLAALVDSGDWAIAFWLYPTTVEELMAVADADRVMPPKSTWFEPKLRDGLFIHMLRDE encoded by the coding sequence ATGGCGACAATCGCCCCGTTTCGCGCCCTGAGGCCAAAATCTGAATTAGCCAGTCAAGTGGCGGCTCCTCCCTATGATGTAGTTTCTTTGCAAGAGGCACGCGACTTGGCGAAGGATAATCCCCATTGTTTTCTTCGCATTGGCCGGGCAGAACTTGAGCTTGGGGATGGAGTCGACCCGTATTCCGCCGAGGTCTATCAACGAGGGGCTGACAATCTCCGAAAGCTCATCAACGATGGCGTCTTGGCCCAAGAAACACAGCCACTGCTAGGGATCTACCGACAAAAGTGGGGACAGCATGAGCAAACCGGCATTGTGGCCTTGGCGTCCGTCGACGAATATGACCGGGGTATCATCAAAAAGCACGAATATACGCGGCCGGTCAAGGAAGCCGATCGGGTGCGGATTATCGAAACCCATGAATCCCAATCGGGTCCGGTTCTGCTTTTTTTTCGCCAGACGGCCAAAATTGATCAATGGCTAACAGGGGTAACAAGTACGAAGCCGGATGTGCATTTTGTCGCTGAGGACAAAATTGAGCATACGGTCTGGAGCGTCCGAGATCCATCCGCCATTCAAGAAGTCATCAAGGACTTTCAAGTGCTTCCTGCACTCTATATCGCTGATGGGCATCATCGGTCGGCAGCCGCCAGTCGGGTTCGTGCTTCTCGCGTCCACGACAGCGCACTGCCTGCTGGAAAACACGAAGAAGGTTTTTTGGCAGTCATCTTTCCACATGACCAATTACAAATCCTTCCCTACAATCGAGTGGTTCGGGATTTGAATGGACTCAACCCCAAAGAATTGCTCGAGAAATTAGCTCCGTACTTTGAATTGCAGGTGACCGCCCGACCAGGGGAGCCACCTGCGGCTGGTTTCGATATGTATCTGGAAGGGCAGTGGCATCGGGCTCAACCCAAACAGGATCCTTCGTTATACAGTCAGCAGGACCCGGTTCGTGCGCTAGCCGTTTCAGAATTGACAGAACGGGTGTTGGATCCTCTGTTAGGCATCAAAGATCAACGATCCGATCCACGCATAGATTTTGTTGGCGGCATTCGTGGAACCCAACAACTTGCGGCGTTGGTGGATAGTGGGGACTGGGCTATCGCCTTCTGGTTGTATCCGACTACGGTTGAGGAATTGATGGCGGTGGCAGATGCGGATCGCGTTATGCCCCCCAAAAGCACCTGGTTTGAACCCAAACTTCGCGATGGCCTGTTCATCCACATGTTACGTGATGAATAG
- a CDS encoding GNAT family N-acetyltransferase produces MSISKWEATTFQHLTVQQLYDVLQLRVDVFVVEQQCAYRELDEYDRHPETKHLSGRNKNGELLAYARILSPGLRYPEVNLGRFVVKADFRKQGIGHQLLRTALREISTYWPKTPIRISAQEYLQAFYEQYGFFRVSDVYLEDGIPHVEMVKESC; encoded by the coding sequence ATGTCCATTAGCAAGTGGGAAGCAACGACGTTTCAGCATTTGACTGTCCAACAGTTGTATGACGTATTGCAGTTGCGGGTGGATGTGTTTGTGGTGGAGCAACAATGTGCGTATCGGGAGTTGGATGAGTATGATCGACATCCGGAGACTAAACATCTTTCTGGCCGCAATAAAAATGGAGAACTGCTTGCCTATGCGCGGATCCTATCCCCCGGTCTGCGTTATCCTGAAGTGAATCTAGGGCGGTTTGTGGTGAAGGCTGATTTCCGCAAGCAGGGGATTGGGCATCAACTGTTACGGACAGCTTTGCGGGAGATATCCACTTATTGGCCTAAGACTCCTATTCGAATTTCTGCACAAGAGTATCTGCAAGCGTTCTATGAACAATATGGGTTTTTTCGGGTATCGGACGTGTATCTTGAAGACGGCATCCCTCATGTTGAAATGGTGAAAGAATCTTGTTGA
- a CDS encoding cupin domain-containing protein, which yields MKINPLGDLSLETFLKDYWQKKPLLVRQALPGIKPPIAADELAGLACEEEVESRLIIQDPMSDQWELTHGPFTDETFSALSNTHWTLLVQAVDHWVPAAADLLAQFYFIPSWRVDDLMISYSGDKGGVGPHYDNYDVFLVQVSGRRQWEVGGIYDETSPRRSDVPVKILSEWKPEQRWILEPGDLLYIPPRVGHNGIAVGEDCMTCSVGFRAPSHRDILLDYSESVGEALSEEVRYADPDLAPQANPGQITFEAVKKVQKIFTQYVEDEDKLAQWFGCYMTSPKYQDEEVPPEEHRLEDVRTHLAKGGKLVKNEGSRFAFHEHGKNLWLFVDGRQYTCRSLLTDLVKTLCAERMISSDQYVSSEGHDSLLLDLLSHGSLYLSD from the coding sequence ATGAAAATAAATCCCTTAGGCGATCTCTCCCTTGAAACGTTTCTCAAGGATTATTGGCAGAAGAAGCCGTTGTTGGTTCGGCAGGCCTTGCCGGGGATCAAACCGCCGATTGCGGCTGATGAATTGGCTGGTCTCGCTTGCGAGGAGGAGGTCGAATCGAGGCTGATTATTCAAGATCCTATGAGTGACCAATGGGAACTGACTCATGGGCCGTTTACCGATGAGACATTTTCCGCTCTGTCAAACACGCATTGGACCTTGTTGGTCCAGGCTGTGGATCATTGGGTGCCGGCCGCCGCTGACCTTCTTGCGCAATTTTATTTTATTCCCAGTTGGCGGGTTGATGATTTGATGATCAGCTATTCCGGCGACAAGGGTGGTGTCGGTCCGCATTATGATAACTATGATGTGTTTTTAGTGCAGGTCAGTGGTCGTCGGCAATGGGAAGTGGGTGGCATCTATGATGAAACATCTCCTCGTCGTTCGGATGTTCCGGTCAAGATTTTGTCCGAATGGAAACCGGAGCAACGGTGGATATTGGAGCCCGGCGATCTCCTTTATATACCCCCGCGTGTGGGACATAACGGAATTGCCGTGGGTGAGGATTGCATGACCTGTTCTGTGGGATTTCGCGCGCCGTCTCATCGGGATATCCTGCTTGACTATTCCGAGTCGGTGGGAGAAGCGCTGAGCGAAGAGGTTCGCTATGCGGATCCGGATCTGGCTCCTCAAGCCAATCCAGGCCAGATTACTTTCGAGGCGGTTAAGAAAGTCCAGAAAATCTTTACCCAGTATGTCGAGGATGAGGACAAGCTGGCTCAATGGTTTGGTTGTTATATGACCTCTCCGAAATACCAGGATGAAGAGGTGCCGCCGGAGGAACATCGTTTGGAAGATGTTCGTACCCATCTTGCGAAGGGAGGCAAGCTTGTTAAAAATGAAGGCTCACGCTTTGCGTTCCATGAACATGGAAAGAATCTTTGGCTATTTGTTGATGGACGTCAGTATACCTGCAGATCGCTCCTGACCGATCTGGTAAAAACCTTGTGCGCCGAACGCATGATTAGTTCGGATCAATACGTCTCGTCGGAAGGACATGATTCCTTACTCCTCGATTTGCTGAGCCATGGGAGTCTCTATCTTTCTGACTGA
- a CDS encoding SDR family oxidoreductase → MAQKLKDKAAVVTGGNSGIGLATAKLFQAEGARVIITGRRKEAVEAAVKEIGGASTGVVSDTGNLNDIADLYQQIQKTAGRIDVLFLNAGIAIFGPFDTVDEATFDRMVNVNFKGLFFNIQKASPLLNEGASIIINSSIADQKGFPNSSVYGATKAAVRNLARTLSTEFLERKIRVNALAPGPIDTPIFEKVGVPAEEVPGMKASFGDQNPMKRMGTSDEVAKAALFLASDDSSYITGIDLTVDGGATQL, encoded by the coding sequence ATGGCTCAAAAACTTAAAGACAAAGCGGCCGTCGTTACCGGTGGAAACAGTGGTATTGGTTTGGCCACAGCCAAATTATTTCAGGCCGAAGGAGCAAGGGTGATCATTACGGGAAGAAGGAAAGAGGCCGTGGAAGCGGCAGTGAAAGAAATTGGAGGAGCAAGTACTGGTGTCGTATCGGATACCGGGAATCTCAATGACATCGCGGATTTATATCAACAGATACAGAAGACGGCGGGAAGGATCGATGTTCTCTTCCTCAATGCCGGCATTGCGATCTTTGGCCCATTTGACACCGTAGACGAAGCCACATTCGATAGGATGGTCAATGTCAATTTCAAAGGCCTGTTCTTCAATATTCAAAAAGCCTCCCCGCTTCTGAATGAAGGAGCGTCGATCATTATCAATTCGTCCATCGCGGATCAGAAAGGATTTCCCAATTCCAGTGTCTATGGCGCAACCAAAGCGGCCGTTCGGAATCTGGCCAGAACCTTGTCGACTGAATTTCTTGAGAGAAAAATCCGGGTCAACGCTCTTGCCCCCGGACCAATTGATACACCTATTTTTGAGAAAGTGGGCGTTCCTGCAGAAGAAGTTCCAGGCATGAAAGCAAGCTTTGGTGATCAAAACCCCATGAAACGAATGGGTACCTCAGATGAAGTCGCCAAAGCCGCGTTGTTCCTGGCATCAGATGATTCATCCTATATCACGGGAATTGACCTCACCGTGGATGGAGGTGCCACACAACTATAG